The Leishmania panamensis strain MHOM/PA/94/PSC-1 chromosome 32 sequence genome window below encodes:
- a CDS encoding DEAD/DEAH box helicase-like protein, putative (TriTrypDB/GeneDB-style sysID: LpmP.32.1480) — protein sequence MCTPATKCLGELLDFLPHHRFTKVQEAVIPALFTNDLNCLVAAPTGSGKTMLLEVAMLRLFRSVLVPERGAHARVTHKDDETCNLARPLLQRKRKAVYICPIKALANEKYEQWRAQFPSLTVVIETGDQQQQQVNRLERLGPTTTTGGDGRGSDALANMGCVSQADILVTTPERWDSITRRWKEKEVMAIVNSVGLLLLDEVHTVQEERGAAMEAIVSRVKIIQASSTSMHQRSAAEATVTRIIAISGTLPNSRDLAEWLHVSPEMTFTFAPSDRPVPLTIRVIGYAHDSPNPFAFHRFLSFKIFALMQQFSQGRPTLVFCASRKETASSAQRIVEDIREAATRQGRLAQLQPSAEAQQMAQLASDKQLRSCLMMGVGFHHAAMTMEDRQLVERMFREQYIAVICTTTTLALGVNLPAHLVLIKGTTFFSSGQCQDMPVSEVMQMCGRAGRPGFDTHGMALVLTMQRSVHLYETLASGAVALTCVESHLHRHMIEHVNAEVALRTIYSFPSAMEWVKTTFFWIRLRKCPAHYGLKFVNRAEELEFNAEAFVEALMERVLRVLMEEGCVRLSHTNALVLSSARETATSVAASDMEAVKNPSAVFEATRLGRAMSRMYILFDTVCTLNSKLRDRGAPSTNGDAPEEDSGPDACPGAVDVREKTTAQAVAMSVEEVAEHSSAKMHTSPEGMQPQSSATDAPTCSSKRQMMPFNLREVLQLLCNCQELVEVRLRQGDRGPLNELNKSVKYPLHSGRRGGREVREDWQKAYVLIQAHVELLSFAEVSLRNDSLRLWAVVPRVSRFLEEYAWAATTSYSLAVHANVLARCIERRVWPDGLVLRQLKHVSDSVAKTLLRCGYRAFESLGSVDARQLEVLCSRLPPFGSQVLSEVRRLPRISLDLSSTASAAEADGIHERHRIVSGVVKLTLSQYAEAAPDENVLDAERRQSLVAASSRTPHGQPQLLSGMAALDSARVLLLVGIPSEDRVLLKRFVPLSTLVSPSAAQSTALAAAAPGCCPGTRCFSFVCPPSSRNTSRGGGRGRHIEARCLVLHVVGMDTVTVWDEVLASDRDGADGEGIQGVAQRPALNASVPIPAPKGIALLPHRSAPQTELSVQVAIEARTTFNELLEDLKYVTGVGETMQPHRTGPRQPLASRKRTRSGNDVCITARDGQETPSKEGRDRHDIVAATLPLSATASATSVPSVPDVSKLRNADVNASTGAATAKPSQERPAAAGSSLDSAHSSPEHHAGQAALLEVPLLDKSTPQHLRDFPSKSVMESPSLRIGTTEDLVASTSSAVHQGPTQVRLQPCTSPPASRPPDTAGASLRACFPTLQREMPYPTPQVTPLMPKHSQSYCDIPPYVTTSAEDLSPQPVSCTTPWSRQGLHSMVARTPLSSSRFVVRVASPHASFHPRRGDAHSSTDQRSNVLGQQEALYYPLDFRQVPSDMRYAVTGMQGEWWRPNCVQDPSWVHGAPAPPHQYPYSMPPMRTRLGHYESTQTQLNGVGYFPAQWEHAGAPPASRLGLQHLPSFFAPQPPIQFASEPQQMWQTRSQLPSYPPSQEPSVSQLHPPSPSDPYPPSKTPPWHRLPLSAVYAPLAWHPSAPIQPGPAPPSMRAPITQLHQPPHVAVMSSDLHATTSPSDRFVYRANASVGRLASVPTSGSGDFAPQVRRRSSMVVQSWWQ from the coding sequence ATGTGTACTCCCGCCACGAAGTGCCTTGGTGAACTCCTTGATTTCTTGCCGCACCACCGTTTCACTaaggtgcaggaggcagTCATCCCAGCCCTCTTTACGAACGATCTCAACTGCCTTGTGGCCGCGCCAACTGGTAGCGGGAAGACCATGTTGCTGGAGGTGGCAATGCTGCGTCTCTTTCGCAGCGTTCTTGTCCCCGAACGTGGCGCCCACGCGCGGGTGACACACAAGGACGACGAGACCTGCAACCTTGCTagaccgctgctgcagcgcaagcgtAAGGCGGTGTACATCTGTCCTATCAAGGCGCTCGCGAACGAGAAGTACGAGCAGTGGCGTGCTCAATTCCCGTCCTTGACGGTTGTCATTGAAACAGGagaccagcagcagcaacaggtAAACCGGCTGGAGCGTTTGGGACCCACGACGACCACTGGCGGCGATGGTCGAGGCAGCGATGCATTGGCGAACATGGGCTGCGTCTCACAGGCTGACATTCTCGTCACCACGCCGGAGCGGTGGGACAGCATCACGCGGCGctggaaagagaaggaggtcATGGCGATTGTGAACTCAGTCGGTCTCCTGCTATTGGACGAGGTGCACacggtgcaggaggagcgcggcgccgccatggAAGCTATCGTGAGCCGCGTCAAAATAATTCAAGCATCTTCGACTTCCATGCATCAAcgctcagcagcagaggcgacgGTAACACGCATCATTGCAATCAGTGGCACGCTGCCCAACAGTCGCGACCTGGCCGAGTGGCTGCACGTGTCCCCAGAGATGACGTTTACCTTTGCTCCTAGTGACCGCCCGGTTCCGCTGACAATACGCGTCATCGGCTATGCGCACGACTCGCCAAACCCGTTTGCTTTCCatcgcttcctctccttcaaGATATTCGCCCTCATGCAGCAGTTCAGCCAAGGAAGGCCGACGCTTGTGTTCTGTGCCTCGCGGAAGGAGACGGCAAGCTCAGCGCAGCGCATCGTTGAAGACATCCGCGAAGCCGCGACTCGCCAGGGGCggctcgcgcagctgcaaccTTCCGCAGAAGCTCAGCAGATGGCGCAGCTAGCGAGTGacaagcagctgcgcagctgcctgATGATGGGCGTCGGCTTTCACCACGCCGCCATGACAATGGAGGATCGGCAGCTCGTCGAGAGAATGTTCCGTGAGCAGTACATCGCCGTCAtatgcaccaccaccaccctcgccTTGGGCGTGAACTTGCCGGCGCACCTCGTGCTTATCAAGGGGACTACTTTTTTCTCCAGTGGGCAGTGCCAGGACATGCCTGTCTCGGAGGTGATGCAGATGTGCGGGCGTGCCGGTCGGCCTGGCTTTGACACGCATGGcatggcgctggtgctcACCATGCAGCGCAGTGTGCACCTCTATGAGACGCTCGCGAgtggcgcagtggcgctAACTTGTGTCGAGAGTCACCTGCACCGCCACATGATCGAGCACGTCAACGCCGAGGTGGCGTTGCGCACGATATACAGCTTTCCCTCCGCCATGGAGTGGGTCAAGACGACGTTCTTCTGGATCCGCCTCCGCAAGTGCCCCGCGCACTACGGGCTAAAGTTCGTTAACCGAGCCGAAGAGCTGGAGTTCAACGCGGAGGCATTCGTGGAAGCGTTGATggagcgcgtgctgcgcgtaCTCATGGAGGAAGGCTGCGTGCGTCTGAGTCACACCAACGCCCTGGTGCTCTCCTcggcgagagagacggcCACGTCAGTTGCCGCAAGCGACATGGAGGCGGTTAAGAACCCTTCTGCAGTCTTTGAGGCGACGCGCTTAGGAAGGGCGATGTCTCGCATGTACATCCTGTTTGACACGGTTTGTACGCTAAACTCGAAGTTGAGGGACCGTGGCGCGCCGAGTACGAATGGCGACGCACCCGAGGAGGACTCTGGCCCGGATGCGTGTCCCGGCGCAGTGGACGTTAGAGAAAAGACAACGGCACAGGCCGTTGCTATGAGTGTCGAAGAGGTGGCAGAACATTCGAGCGCGAAGATGCACACTTCCCCAGAAGGTATGCAGCCGCAGAGCAGTGCGACAGATGCCCCCACGTGCTCGTCGAAGAGGCAGATGATGCCCTTCAACCTCCGGGAGGTTCTCCAGCTGCTTTGCAACTGCCAGGAGCTTGTTGAGGTTCGCCTCCGTCAGGGTGACCGCGGTCCACTGAACGAACTGAACAAGAGTGTGAAGTACCCGTTACACAGCGGACGCCGCGGCGGACGGGAGGTCCGGGAGGACTGGCAGAAGGCCTATGTGCTAATTCAGGCCCACGTCGAGCTTCTTTCCTTCGCGGAGGTGTCCTTGCGGAACGACTCTCTGCGCCtgtgggcggtggtgcctCGCGTGTCGCGCTTTCTGGAGGAGTACGCGTGGGCTGCCACTACCTCCTACAGTTTAGCCGTGCATGCAAACGTGCTGGCTCGCTGCATCGAGCGCCGTGTGTGGCCAGACGGgctcgtgctgcgccagctcaaGCATGTCAGCGACTCTGTGGCAAAGACCCTGCTGCGATGTGGGTATCGCGCCTTTGAAAGCCTTGGCAGTGTTGACGCGCGTCAGCTGGAGGTTCTTTGCAGTCGATTGCCGCCCTTTGGCTCGCAGGTACTGAGTGAGGTACGACGTCTGCCAAGGATATCCCTGGACCTCAGCTCTACTGCttcagcggcagaggcggacgGCATACACGAGCGACACCGTATTGTGAGCGGAGTTGTGAAGCTGACGTTGTCTCAATACGCAGAGGCGGCACCTGACGAAAATGTCCTCGACGCAGAGCGGAGGCAGTCTTTGGTGGCTGCTTCTTCACGGACTCCACACGGGCAACCACAGCTGCTCAGCGGCATGGCTGCGCTGGACTCAGCACGCGTGCTTCTGCTTGTCGGAATCCCTAGCGAGGATCGCGTACTGTTGAAAAGATTTGTGCCGCTCTCTACCCTTGTGTCACCTAGCGCCGCACAGAGTACAGcgttggcagcggcagcacctggTTGCTGTCCGGGGACACgctgcttttcctttgtctGTCCTCCATCTTCGAGGAATACAAGCCGgggtggcggcagaggcagacaTATCGAAGCCCGGTGCCTGGTACTGCACGTCGTGGGGATGGACACCGTGACGGTGTGGGATGAAGTACTCGCCTCCGATCGTGACGGTGCTGACGGCGAGGGGATCCAAGGCGTAGCGCAGAGGCCCGCGCTCAACGCTTCCGTGCCAATTCCCGCGCCAAAGGGCATTGCGCTTCTTCCTCACAGGAGCGCCCCGCAGACAGAACTGTCCGTGCAAGTGGCCATTGAGGCCCGCACCACGTTCAACGAGCTGTTGGAGGATCTCAAGTACGTCACGGGCGTGGGAGAAACAATGCAGCCTCATCGTACAGGTCCCCGACAACCACTAGCGTCGCGCAAACGCACTCGTAGCGGCAACGATGTATGCATCACCGCACGGGACGGGCAAGAGACTCCGAGCAAAGAAGGACGAGACAGACATGACATCGTTGCCGCGACACTACCGCTCTCCGCAACggccagcgccacctccgtgCCATCAGTTCCAGATGTGTCAAAGCTGCGTAACGCAGATGTTAATGCCTCCACCGGTGCGGCGACAGCTAAGCCGTCCCAAGAGcgccctgctgcggctggaTCGTCTCTCGACTCTGCGCATTCCTCGCCTGAGCATCATGCCGGCCAGGCGGCGCTCTTAGAGGTACCCTTGCTTGACAAGAGCACTCCGCAGCACCTCAGAGACTTCCCGTCTAAATCTGTGATGGAATCGCCATCGTTGCGGATCGGAACCACGGAGGACCTCGTCGCATCAACGTCATCCGCGGTGCACCAGGGGCCGACTCAAGTTCGTCTACAGCCGTGCACCTCGCCTCCAGCGTCCCGACCTCCCGACACTGCCGGTGCCTCCCTCCGCGCCTGTTTTCCAACCTTGCAAAGAGAGATGCCATACCCTACTCCCCAGGTGACTCCTTTGATGCCAAAGCACTCTCAGAGCTATTGTGACATACCCCCCTATGTCACAACGTCAGCTGAGGACCTCAGCCCACAACCTGTAAGCTGCACGACTCCGTGGAGCAGGCAGGGGCTGCATTCGATGGTGGCACGAACGCCACTTTCATCCAGTCGCTTCGTGGTACGCGTAGCGTCACCACACGCTTCTTTTCACCCGCGGAGAGGTGATGCCCACAGTAGCACGGATCAACGGAGCAACGTACTGGGGCAGCAGGAGGCCTTGTACTACCCACTCGACTTTCGCCAGGTACCCTCAGACATGCGCTACGCTGTCACTGGTATGCAGGGTGAGTGGTGGCGGCCCAATTGTGTGCAGGACCCGAGCTGGGTACATGgtgctcctgcgccaccgcatcAGTACCCCTATTCCATGCCTCCCATGAGGACTCGACTAGGCCACTACGAGTCGACTCAGACACAGCTGAACGGCGTTGGATATTTCCCAGCTCAGTGGGAGCACGCTGGTGCCCCTCCAGCGTCGCGATtggggctgcagcacctgccgTCATTCTTTGCACCTCAACCGCCAATTCAATTCGCCTCAGAGCCTCAGCAGATGTGGCAGACGCGATCCCAGCTGCCAAGCTACCCGCCTTCCCAGGAGCCCAGTGTATCGCAGCTGCAtccaccttctccctcgGATCCCTACCCCCCTTCGAAAACACCACCCTGGCATCGTCTACCGCTATCGGCGGTTTACGCCCCTCTTGCGTGGCATCCATCCGCGCCTATACAACCCGGGCCAGCACCCCCGTCGATGCGGGCGCCAATAACCCAACTACACCAGCCGCCACATGTGGCCGTGATGAGCAGCGATCTTCATGCGACAACATCCCCCTCGGACAGATTTGTGTACCGTGCAAACGCGTCGGTGGGAAGACTCGCGTCAGTGCCcaccagcggcagtggcgactTCGCCCCGCAGGTTCGTCGACGGTCCTCCATGGTGGTTCAGTCCTGGTGGCAGTGA